A single window of Pyrus communis chromosome 10, drPyrComm1.1, whole genome shotgun sequence DNA harbors:
- the LOC137748358 gene encoding disease resistance RPP13-like protein 4 yields the protein MVDAVVTVFLEKLLGALSEESRIFSEFRGQFETLQSELQLMQSFLKDAERLKRKNETVRSIMATLGELIYEAEDILADCQLHSRDDGPLSSGCFMCIYPSKIPFQYQTGKSLAEINQKIGNIKQNIMSYLGVPLLNQVEPLDAQNDLLPRWSGPVYDHTQVVGLEGDASKIKQWLFEADKGILAIGVVGMGGLGKTTIAQKVFNDRKIEERFERRIWVSVSQKFDEEQIMRSILRNLGDASVGDDKGELLKKINEYLLGKRYLIVMDDVWSLDVTWWLRISEALPKGNGSSVIITTRIEKVAQKMGVKEARSHWPKCLSKDDSWLLFRKIAFAANGGECMYPELENVGKEIVEKCKGLPLAIKAVGGIMLCKPSRYHEWRRIADHFRDELAENDNSVMASLQLSYDELPSYLKSCFLCLSLYPEDCIIAKDQLVHWWLGEGFIPLRSGRSAIAAGEDCFSGLTNRCLLEVINKTYHGTISTCKIHDMVRDVVIKMAEDDAFFRPDDRNCRHLGITGTMLQKDNQKLRALLSTTKTGEVNKIASHTAKKFCKSRYLRAMDISRSIFSMPLSSLLNQIGFLQHLTYLNLSNTHPLVQLPPSLDKLNNLQILDVSYCQNLKTLPPCIVTFKKLRVLDISNCGSLKYLPKGLGRLSNLEVLSGFKPAKSSQLEGCRIGEIRNLIRLRTLGLQLTCSDEIGDTEVNVLINLQELQHLSVSCFDSHNNDDLVTKLDKLFPPQQLHELSLKFYPGQISPVWLNPISLPILRYLSISSGNLEKMNERFWGLNDNAVWKIEGLMLESLSDFHEEWARVGQVMPALRVVIVSWCPELVSFPIEDVGFRGGVWKEETKT from the coding sequence ATGGTGGATGCAGTAGTAACTGTGTTCTTGGAGAAGCTGCTAGGAGCTCTATCGGAGGAGAGCCGAATTTTTAGCGAATTCAGGGGCCAATTCGAAACGTTACAATCCGAACTCCAACTAATGCAAAGCTTTCTCAAAGATGCAGAGCGGCTCAAGAGGAAGAACGAGACCGTTCGCAGCATCATGGCGACTTTGGGAGAATTGATTTATGAAGCCGAAGACATACTAGCAGATTGTCAACTTCACTCGAGAGATGATGGTCCGCTTTCGAGTGGTTGTTTCATGTGCATCTACCCTTCGAAAATTCCATTCCAATATCAAACCGGAAAGAGCCTtgcagaaatcaaccaaaaaattGGTAATATTAAGCAGAACATTATGTCGTATCTTGGAGTTCCACTTTTGAATCAAGTGGAGCCATTGGATGCACAAAATGACCTATTGCCTAGATGGAGCGGTCCTGTGTATGATCATACGCAGGTCGTTGGTTTGGAAGGTGATGCGAGTAAGATCAAACAATGGTTATTTGAAGCTGACAAGGGCATACTAGCCATTGGAGTTGTGGGAATGGGTGGACTTGGCAAGACTACTATTGCTCAAAAAGTATTTAATGACAGGAAAATTGAGGAGCGCTTCGAAAGAAGAATTTGGGTATCGGTTTCTCAAAAATTCGATGAAGAACAAATCATGAGAAGTATTTTACGGAACTTGGGAGATGCTAGTGTAGGAGACGACAAGGGTGAAttattgaagaagataaatgaaTATCTTTTAGGCAAGAGGTATTTGATTGTGATGGATGATGTGTGGAGCTTGGATGTTACTTGGTGGCTCAGAATTTCGGAAGCATTGCCAAAAGGAAATGGAAGTAGTGTCATCATTACTACGAGGATAGAGAAGGTTGCACAGAAGATGGGAGTGAAGGAAGCAAGATCACATTGGCCCAAATGCCTCAGCAAAGATGATAGTTGGCTGCTATTTCGGAAGATTGCATTTGCGGCAAATGGAGGTGAGTGTATGTATCCAGAGCTAGAAAATGTTGGAAAGGAGATTGTTGAGAAGTGTAAGGGCCTTCCACTAGCAATCAAGGCGGTTGGAGGAATAATGCTTTGTAAACCATCGCGCTATCATGAGTGGAGGCGAATTGCAGACCATTTTCGTGATGAGTTAGCAGAAAATGATAACTCGGTTATGGCTTCTCTACAATTGAGTTACGATGAACTTCCATCTTACTTGAAGTCATGCTTCCTCTGCTTGTCACTTTACCCGGAGGATTGCATCATAGCCAAAGACCAGTTGGTCCATTGGTGGCTTGGAGAAGGTTTTATTCCTTTGAGAAGTGGTAGATCAGCAATTGCAGCAGGGGAAGATTGCTTCTCAGGGCTAACAAATCGATGTTTGCTAGAAGTGATCAACAAGACTTATCATGGAACAATCTCCACGTGTAAAATTCATGACATGGTACGCGATGTGGTGATAAAAATGGCGGAAGACGATGCATTTTTCAGACCGGATGATAGAAATTGCCGCCATTTGGGCATTACAGGTACTATGCTTCAGAAGGACAATCAGAAGTTGAGAGCATTGTTGTCTACAACTAAGACCGGTGAAGTGAACAAGATTGCTTCACACACTGCAAAGAAATTTTGCAAGTCTAGATACCTTCGCGCAATGGATATTTCGAGGTCAATCTTCAGTATGCCTCTCTCTAGTCTTTTAAATCAGATTGGATTTTTGCAGCACCTAACTTACCTCAACTTAAGCAACACTCATCCATTGGTTCAACTCCCGCCTTCGCTCGACAAGCTTAACAACCTTCAGATACTGGATGTCAGCTACTGTCAAAACTTAAAGACATTGCCTCCCTGCATTGTGACATTCAAGAAGTTAAGGGTTTTAGACATAAGCAATTGCGGTTCGCTCAAATATCTACCTAAAGGCTTGGGAAGGCTTTCAAATCTTGAAGTGTTATCAGGATTCAAACCCGCCAAATCAAGCCAGTTAGAAGGTTGCAGGATCGGCGAGATCAGAAATTTAATTCGACTTAGGACACTCGGGCTTCAACTAACCTGCTCCGATGAGATTGGAGATACTGAGGTCAATGTGTTGATAAATCTACAAGAACTGCAGCATCTGTCAGTAAGTTGTTTCGATAGTCACAACAATGATGATCTCGTCACCAAGCTTGACAAGTTGTTCCCTCCTCAGCAGCTCCATGAGCTGAGTCTAAAGTTTTATCCCGGACAGATTAGTCCAGTCTGGCTCAATCCCATCTCGCTTCCTATTTTGAGGTACCTTTCGATATCATCAGGCAATCTTGAGAAGATGAATGAAAGGTTTTGGGGGCTTAATGACAATGCTGTTTGGAAAATTGAGGGCTTAATGTTGGAATCTCTTTCGGATTTCCACGAAGAATGGGCTAGGGTTGGACAAGTTATGCCGGCGTTAAGAGTTGTGATTGTAAGTTGGTGTCCGGAGTTGGTGTCTTTTCCGATTGAGGATGTCGGGTTTAGAGGTGGTGTCTGGAAGGAAGAAACGAAAACATGA